AGCCGGTAAGCGACCCATCGCTGCCGATAACGCGATGGCAGGGTACAACGATCCAGAGCGGGTTTTTGCCATTAGCAGCAGCCACGGCGCGGATGGCTTTTACATCGCCCAGTTTTACCGATAGCTCGTGGTAGGACATTGTTTTGCCAAAGGGTATTTCCAACAGGGCTTCCCATACTTTCTTCTGGAAACCGGTACCGGCGGGATTTAATTTAAAGTCAAATGATTGTCGTTTTCCGTTAAAATAATCGTATAGCTGTTCCACTGCTTCATCAAGTTCCGCCGGAATTTCCAATGATAATTCCTGTGGCTCATCAAGCACATGTATTTTAGATACGCCCGCTGCATCACCTTCAATAAGGCAACGGCCAACGGGCGTATGTATAATGGCTTTTTGCATTTTTCAAATATATAAATAGAAAATGAAACACGGATGACGCAAATTCTACGCAACTAGACTTTCACACATACAATAAAATCCGTAGTTATCCGCTCGATCCGCGTCATTCGCGCTCCATCTTTTCGAATCAATCCCCTTCTTCCAAATCAAATATCTCATTCACATTTTTGCCAAACAATCTGGAAAGTTTTAGAGCCAGAACCGTAGACGGCACATATTTCCCAGCCTCGAGCGCATTGATGGTCTGCCTGCTTACGCCGATCTTTTCCGCAAGGTCCTGCTGTGTGAAGTTGAATATGGCACGCTGTACTTTTATGTTATTCTTCATCTTGCCGGGAATTATAGAAATGGTACATTTTGAAACGGAAAAGGATTATAAAGATAACCAGTTGCGAGAACATGGCGCCCATCAGTATATTTAAAAAAGGAAAGCCATAGATAAAAAGGTAGCAGAACAGCAGTATACTATAATTGGCAATGGTAGCCCATGCAAGGCTGTTCAGGCGTATGGCCGATACCATTTCGTCTTCCTGCTTTTCTTTGGAGAACGCAAAAATGATCCCGAAAGGAATTAACAGCAACATAAGGAGCTCATCGGTGATGCTGTCTTCAATAACACTAAAGAAAATGTTATCCGACAGGTCCTGCTGCCCAATGATGGCAAACACATTGGCCCTGATCTCAAAGTCGGCCTTATCAAAAAAGAATACAAGGCACAGGCAGGCAAAGCTCAGGGTAAATACGATACCGCTGGCAGCTTTCCATTTGTAAGGAAACAGATAATTCGTTTTCATGATAATTAATTTAAATTAAAACGAATGTAAAATAAAATTTCCAATATGACAAACAAACTTTACATTTTGTAAAATAAAAAAGCCATCGGTTTACGGATGGCTTTTCAAACTACTATATATAAGAGAACTGATTACTGGTGAGTAGCCGGTGCAGGAGCAGCTTCGCCTTCCGGCGCAATCACTTTGCCTTTGATGGTAAGGATCTTGTTCACGTCACTGTCGTTTGTAGTAACAGTAACAGTTTTAGAGAAGGTACCTGCGTTAGCAGCGTTGTAAGTAGCGGTAACTGTACCAGACTCTCCCGGTTTGATAGGGGTTTTAGTATAGTTAGTAGCAGTACAGCCGCACTGAGCTTTTACGTTTGTAATAAGGATCGTTTGTTTTGTAGTGTTTTTGAAAGTGAAATCGTGCGATGCAGGTTTTCCTTTTTCAATGTCGCCAAAAGTGAAAGTATCCTCTTTCCAGGTAATTCCTGAAGGAGTCATGTTTTTTGGAGCTTCAGTACCGTCAGCAGCTTTCATAGCAGGAGCCGCTTTTACAGCAGGAGCCGGTTTTGCTTCAAGTTTTGCAGTAGTTGCTTTTCCTTTTTTAGCTACAGTTGTTTGTTGTGCATTTGCAGAGAACGAAAGCATAAGTGCGCCGGCAACTGCAAATAGAGAAAGTTTTAAAGTTTTCATAGTTTAATAATTAATATAGTTAATAAATTTTTCGACTTGTAACGATACAAATATATTTACTTAATCGCACAAAGTTGTTAACCCGTTTCAAAGTATTGTTAATAACATGTTAACGGGTTGTGCCTTAGCGTTATTTATTACGTTACGTGTCATAATTTTATCCCTGTAATAGCAAACGGCGTTCCAAAATTGAAATTCAATAAGTTAAATATAATCGTCTTTATTGGACTGCTCGCCATAGTGGGGGTGCTTACTATGCAGTTGGTGATGCTCAACCAGGCGTATATGTTTGAAAAAAAGGAACTTGGCGAGAAAATACATTTTGCCCTGCAGGACGTTGTAAAGAAAATATACCGCGATAATAAAAGCGAGCCGCCTGCTGCCAGCCCCATAAAAAAAGTGTCCGAAGACTATTATGTTGTGGATGTGCAGGACGATTTTGAGGCAGAAATCCTCGAATTTTACCTCAAGACCGAATTCCAAAAGGTAAAGCTCGACATGGATTATGAGTATGCCATGTACGACTGCTCCTCTGATGAAATGGTGTATGGCGAATATGTAACCATGAGCGGTAAGACGGCTTCTTCGGAAAAGATGCAGTGCGAGAACTGCTTTACCAAGCGCCCCGGCCTTGTATATTACTTTGCGGTGCGTTTTCCCCAACTGCGCCACAGCTATATCAATTCGCTGCAACAGTACTGGATCTATACCGGTGTGCTGCTGCTGGTACTTGTCATCTATGTGTACTCGGTATTCCTGCTGCTGAAGCAAAAGAAATATACCGAACTGCAAAAGGACTTCATCAATAATATGACGCACGAATTTAAGACACCGCTTTCGTCGATATTGATTGCATCGAACTATGCCGTGAAGCAGCATGAGATCGAGGCGAACCCCAAACTCAACAAATACCTGCGCATCATTATTGAACAGAGCAACAAGCTCAACCAGCATGTAGAGCGCATACTCTCTGTAGCAAAGACCGACTCCAACATCATTACGCTTGAGAAAAAGCGTTTCAATATTGTCGATACACTCGAACTGGTAAAGGAGAACGCATTGCTCAAATTTGAGCAGGCATCGGTAAAGATAGTATCCGATAAACCGGAATACTTTGTAAAAGCAGATGAATTCCATTTTTACAATATTGCTTATAATATCGTGGAGAACGCGGTGAAATACGGGAATGTCTCACCCGAAGTGGTCGTCTTGATAACGGAAAACAAAGGGCTTGACCTGCAGTTCTCTGATAACGGCCCCGGCATCCCGCAGGAACATATCGATTATGTGTTCGACCGTTTTTACCGTGTACCGCGCGAAAACGCAAAGGATGTTGAAGGTTTCGGTATAGGGCTTTTTTATGTAAAAAAGATTTGTGAACTTCACGGCTGGAAGGCATCGATAAAAAATAATGCAGGGCAGGGCATGACAGTAACCCTGCACATTCCTAAAAAGAGCATGGCATGAGGAAAAAGTTACTCTATGTAGAAGACGATAATACGCTGGCGTTCCTTACGGCTGATAACCTGGAGCAATACTATGACGTGGCCCATTTTGCCAACGGAAAGGATGCATTTGAGGCATTTAAGCAGCAGGATTTCGACCTTTGCATACTGGATGTGATGCTCCCTGAAATGGACGGGTTTGAGCTGGCCGCCGCCATACGCGAACGGAATGTTGAGGTGCCGATCATTTTTCTTTCGGCGAAAACGCTCAAGGAAGACCGTATTAAAGGCCTGAAGCTGGGTGCTGATGATTACCTTATAAAGCCTTACAGCATTGAAGAACTGATATTAAAAATCGAAATCTTCCTGCAACGCAGCCAGAAGCAGGCACCGGTAAAGAATATGACCTGCACCATTGGGTCTTTTACTTTCGACCCGCAGAATTATGCGCTTACCAAAGGCAGCGAAACCATTATGCTTACCGAAAGGGAGTCGGCGCTGCTAAAGCTGTTCATCGATAATAAGAATGCCATCCTGAAAAGGGAAAAGATACTCACCGCCCTTTGGGGCACTGACGATTATTTTATGGGGCGAAGCATGGATGTATTCATTTCCCGCCTTCGCAAAATATTCAAGGACGACGAGACCATTCGCATAGAAAATATCCCAAGGATAGGGTTTAAGCTTGTGGCTCCGTAAGCCCCCTAACCCCGAAGGGGGAACAGCTTTCAGGAACGACATAGAAATCGCCAGTCGTTTTAAGCAAGAGTGGCGTTCCCCCTTTGGGGGTTAGGGGGCTAAACTATAAATATAGGCTTCCACTGCCTTCAGTTCTTCATCACTGAAATTTTTGGTGATGTAAAAATTGGTTTTCATCGTTTCATATTGCGACGGATCCACAATCGGTTCGCCTTTGCCCTTCAGGAATGTTGGAATATCGCCTTTTTTCTCTTTGTAAACTTTGGCTATTTCCTTTATGCTTGGCCCGATGGCTTTTTGCTTCGGCTTGTGGCAGGTAAAGCAGTTGCCTTTACCATCAAAGATCTCCTGGCCCATCTGTTGTGCGGGCGTGAGGCTGGAAACTTCGCCTTCGGCAGATGATTCGCTGCCTGTTGTGATCTGTTCTTTTTTCTCTTCGGTCTTGCAGGAGAAGAGTGTAAGCGTAAGAAAAAGTAAAAAGATGTTTTTCATTATAGTTTGTATTTAACGGCTTAGCTGTTTAAACAACATGAGTGCATCGGTATGAGTTCCCCTCTCCTTCGGAGAGGGGTTAGGGGTGAGGCCTATTTATTCAAAAGTATCGCAGCTTCTTTAGCAAAATAAGTCGATATCAAATCGGCACCCGCACGCTTGATGCAGTACAGCTGTTCGATCATAACCCGGTCGTGGTCGAGCCAGCCCCTTTCGGATGCCGCCTTGATCATGGCATATTCTCCCGACACATGAAATACCGATACCGGCACGTTCACCGCATTTTTCACTTCGCGCACAATATCCAGGTAAGCGATACCGGGTTTCACCATCACGATATCCGCGCCTTCTTCCACATCGTGAACCGCCTCTTTAATAGCCTCGATGCGGTTGGCGTAGTCCATCTGGTAGGTTTTCTTGTCTTTCGGTACTTCAATCTCTGCATCCTTAGGCGCACTGTCCAGCGCATCGCGGAACGGCCCGTAGAATGACGAGGCATACTTGGCGCTATAGCTCATGATGCCTACCTTCTGGTGCCCTGCGCTATCCAGCCCTTCGCGAAGGCGCAGCACCCTGCCGTCCATCATATCGCTTGGCGCTGCAAAATCGGCACCGGCATCAGCATGCGATACGGCCATGCGTACCAATGCTTCTACAGTTTCATCGTTAGCAACATCGCCATTCTTGATAATGCCGTCGTGCCCGTAAATAGAGTAGGGGTCGAGTGCTACATCTGGCATCACGATCATTCCCGGCACAGCATCTTTAATGGCTTTTATAGCGCGCTGCATGAGCCCGTCGTGATTCCACGCTTCTTTGCCGGTGTTGTCTTTCAGTGTGTCATCTACTTTTACATAAATGTTCACTGCCTTTATGCCAAGGCTCCAAAGCTCTTTTACTTCCTTAACCGTAAGGTCGAGCGAGCGGCGGTAAATGCCGGGCATCGACGGGATGGGTATTTCTACATTGGTCCCTTCTGCAATGAACATCGGGAACATAAAGTCATTGGGTGTTACTATCGTTTCACGAACGAGCGAACGTATGGAATCGTTGGTTCTTAGTCTTCTATTTCTGTGTAATGGGAACATTTTTTATTGCGATTTTTTTATTATCTTTGCAGTGAACCACTTGAACCCTGAATGGGGTGTAGGGTGGTGTTTTTATTTTGGGTAATATACTATACCAAACTTATTATTTTT
Above is a genomic segment from Flavobacterium album containing:
- a CDS encoding methylated-DNA--[protein]-cysteine S-methyltransferase — encoded protein: MQKAIIHTPVGRCLIEGDAAGVSKIHVLDEPQELSLEIPAELDEAVEQLYDYFNGKRQSFDFKLNPAGTGFQKKVWEALLEIPFGKTMSYHELSVKLGDVKAIRAVAAANGKNPLWIVVPCHRVIGSDGSLTGYSGGLWRKKWLLEHETPPIQQSLF
- a CDS encoding helix-turn-helix transcriptional regulator, which codes for MKNNIKVQRAIFNFTQQDLAEKIGVSRQTINALEAGKYVPSTVLALKLSRLFGKNVNEIFDLEEGD
- a CDS encoding DUF1573 domain-containing protein encodes the protein MKTLKLSLFAVAGALMLSFSANAQQTTVAKKGKATTAKLEAKPAPAVKAAPAMKAADGTEAPKNMTPSGITWKEDTFTFGDIEKGKPASHDFTFKNTTKQTILITNVKAQCGCTATNYTKTPIKPGESGTVTATYNAANAGTFSKTVTVTTNDSDVNKILTIKGKVIAPEGEAAPAPATHQ
- a CDS encoding sensor histidine kinase, which codes for MKFNKLNIIVFIGLLAIVGVLTMQLVMLNQAYMFEKKELGEKIHFALQDVVKKIYRDNKSEPPAASPIKKVSEDYYVVDVQDDFEAEILEFYLKTEFQKVKLDMDYEYAMYDCSSDEMVYGEYVTMSGKTASSEKMQCENCFTKRPGLVYYFAVRFPQLRHSYINSLQQYWIYTGVLLLVLVIYVYSVFLLLKQKKYTELQKDFINNMTHEFKTPLSSILIASNYAVKQHEIEANPKLNKYLRIIIEQSNKLNQHVERILSVAKTDSNIITLEKKRFNIVDTLELVKENALLKFEQASVKIVSDKPEYFVKADEFHFYNIAYNIVENAVKYGNVSPEVVVLITENKGLDLQFSDNGPGIPQEHIDYVFDRFYRVPRENAKDVEGFGIGLFYVKKICELHGWKASIKNNAGQGMTVTLHIPKKSMA
- a CDS encoding response regulator transcription factor encodes the protein MRKKLLYVEDDNTLAFLTADNLEQYYDVAHFANGKDAFEAFKQQDFDLCILDVMLPEMDGFELAAAIRERNVEVPIIFLSAKTLKEDRIKGLKLGADDYLIKPYSIEELILKIEIFLQRSQKQAPVKNMTCTIGSFTFDPQNYALTKGSETIMLTERESALLKLFIDNKNAILKREKILTALWGTDDYFMGRSMDVFISRLRKIFKDDETIRIENIPRIGFKLVAP
- a CDS encoding c-type cytochrome; protein product: MKNIFLLFLTLTLFSCKTEEKKEQITTGSESSAEGEVSSLTPAQQMGQEIFDGKGNCFTCHKPKQKAIGPSIKEIAKVYKEKKGDIPTFLKGKGEPIVDPSQYETMKTNFYITKNFSDEELKAVEAYIYSLAP
- the hemB gene encoding porphobilinogen synthase — protein: MFPLHRNRRLRTNDSIRSLVRETIVTPNDFMFPMFIAEGTNVEIPIPSMPGIYRRSLDLTVKEVKELWSLGIKAVNIYVKVDDTLKDNTGKEAWNHDGLMQRAIKAIKDAVPGMIVMPDVALDPYSIYGHDGIIKNGDVANDETVEALVRMAVSHADAGADFAAPSDMMDGRVLRLREGLDSAGHQKVGIMSYSAKYASSFYGPFRDALDSAPKDAEIEVPKDKKTYQMDYANRIEAIKEAVHDVEEGADIVMVKPGIAYLDIVREVKNAVNVPVSVFHVSGEYAMIKAASERGWLDHDRVMIEQLYCIKRAGADLISTYFAKEAAILLNK